The Fibrobacterota bacterium genome has a segment encoding these proteins:
- a CDS encoding DUF2079 domain-containing protein yields the protein MMARDGLGARARMAARARLAGQLAGPLAAAWLALPDMGRHAAHKAIFLILVLAGTAWAWTRPSRLLAAPGGRRLPFILSMLALCGATAAGMLAVSNFSNFDWGDISFYLSSFRSSHGWLPGENAVSGRLFLAHHSEFWCIPVGWLFRLAPGPYIVQAAQAGFVLATWAIVRSWIKRTTRDEAWGEWLAFAFALSPCLIVPLLKGFHGAATALPFLALAATAYHDRRWRIFLPALLGLMLAKEVFALTAISLGCLALLQRRPWHWIVIPVSIGLAYGLFLRFWFFPHMLGDSGYFYSHLGQDWRAGMHRVLSADSAPYAIAIVVAGGGAACLRSPYVLLALPSLFLNVYLGGTFASPAFHYVIEPAFWAFFAGIASLARRPRESEPVKSGLVGAHSDLADSGTIRLIPGRAAVSSIACLLLLALVSLRGLPLYLHHPYAASYQAALARIPEGATLSSGVPLDDRLWKTGRWYWIHYGGEAWLWYSADEACLSGRYALLPLLPGPMSMFDADERSRIQACLTRLRADTAYAEIWSDGTLALLRRRAE from the coding sequence ATGATGGCGAGGGACGGTCTGGGGGCGCGGGCACGCATGGCCGCGCGGGCCCGCCTGGCCGGACAACTCGCAGGGCCATTGGCCGCGGCCTGGTTGGCCCTCCCCGACATGGGCCGGCATGCGGCGCATAAGGCCATCTTCCTGATCCTGGTCCTGGCCGGAACCGCCTGGGCCTGGACGCGGCCCTCCCGCCTGTTGGCCGCCCCCGGGGGCCGAAGGCTTCCCTTCATCCTGTCCATGTTGGCCCTATGCGGGGCAACGGCGGCCGGCATGTTGGCGGTCTCCAACTTTTCCAACTTCGATTGGGGCGATATCTCCTTTTATCTCTCCAGCTTCCGTTCCTCTCATGGATGGTTGCCGGGCGAGAACGCCGTCAGCGGCCGGCTCTTCCTGGCGCACCATTCCGAATTCTGGTGCATTCCGGTGGGATGGCTGTTCCGCCTCGCGCCCGGGCCCTATATCGTGCAGGCCGCGCAAGCCGGCTTCGTGCTGGCTACATGGGCAATCGTCCGATCATGGATCAAGCGGACAACGCGGGATGAAGCCTGGGGGGAATGGTTGGCCTTCGCTTTCGCGCTTTCGCCCTGCCTGATCGTCCCGCTCCTGAAAGGCTTTCATGGAGCGGCCACCGCTCTGCCCTTTCTGGCTCTGGCCGCTACGGCTTACCACGATCGGCGTTGGCGCATCTTCCTGCCCGCTCTGCTGGGCCTGATGCTGGCCAAGGAAGTCTTCGCACTGACCGCCATAAGCCTGGGCTGCCTCGCCCTGTTGCAACGGAGGCCTTGGCATTGGATCGTGATCCCAGTATCGATCGGCCTCGCTTACGGCCTGTTCCTGCGTTTCTGGTTCTTCCCGCATATGCTGGGCGACTCCGGGTATTTCTACTCCCACCTCGGGCAGGATTGGCGGGCGGGAATGCATCGCGTGCTTTCCGCGGATTCGGCCCCCTATGCCATCGCCATCGTCGTAGCGGGGGGAGGCGCGGCCTGCTTGCGCAGTCCATATGTCCTGCTTGCCCTTCCCAGCCTGTTCCTGAACGTTTACCTGGGCGGCACCTTCGCCTCTCCGGCCTTCCATTACGTGATCGAACCCGCCTTCTGGGCCTTCTTCGCGGGCATCGCGAGCCTGGCCCGGCGGCCGCGCGAATCCGAACCGGTGAAATCCGGCCTGGTCGGCGCCCATTCGGACCTCGCCGATTCAGGTACCATCCGTCTCATCCCGGGCCGGGCCGCGGTTTCCTCTATCGCTTGCCTGTTGCTGCTAGCCCTGGTTTCTCTGCGCGGGCTTCCCCTGTATCTGCATCATCCCTACGCCGCATCCTACCAGGCGGCCTTGGCGCGCATCCCGGAAGGCGCCACGCTGTCTTCCGGAGTGCCGCTGGACGATCGGCTTTGGAAAACGGGCCGGTGGTATTGGATCCATTACGGCGGAGAAGCCTGGCTCTGGTATTCCGCGGATGAGGCATGCCTTTCGGGACGCTATGCGCTGCTTCCCTTGCTCCCGGGCCCGATGTCCATGTTCGATGCCGATGAACGATCCCGGATCCAGGCTTGCCTGACCCGCCTGCGGGCCGATACGGCCTATGCCGAAATCTGGTCGGATGGGACCTTGGCGCTCCTGCGCCGGCGCGCCGAATAG
- a CDS encoding 1-deoxy-D-xylulose-5-phosphate synthase — MRKALIGALLELAERDPRTVFLTADLGYLFVEPFAQRFPDRFFNVGVAEQNMVGVATGLAEAGFIPYVYSIATFAALRPYEFIRNGPVLQRLPVRIIGVGGGFEYDHAGPTHYALEDVGALRMLPGLKVVAPADAAQCRSAVLALHDDAAPAYFRLGKDDVYRVPGLDGRFEPGRLHVVREGGDALFLALGPAVRSALAAADQLAERGVASTVAAISSVSPAPEADLISLMSRFPFAVTVEGHYATGGLGSLACEVAAENGLACRITRCGVTDSPTGAQGRQEFMNHLHGISPARIAEAAWKRLREAPSPRRSAGDWAPARGAHRSKAVAPPLGNSEDT, encoded by the coding sequence ATGAGGAAGGCTTTGATCGGCGCTTTGCTGGAGCTGGCCGAAAGGGATCCGCGCACGGTTTTCCTCACCGCCGATCTCGGCTATCTCTTCGTGGAACCTTTCGCGCAGCGCTTCCCCGACCGCTTCTTCAACGTCGGGGTGGCGGAGCAGAACATGGTGGGCGTCGCGACGGGGCTGGCCGAAGCCGGTTTCATCCCGTACGTCTACTCCATCGCCACCTTCGCCGCCTTGCGCCCCTATGAATTCATCCGCAACGGGCCGGTCCTGCAGCGCCTTCCGGTGCGCATCATCGGGGTGGGAGGCGGATTCGAGTACGATCATGCCGGCCCCACGCATTACGCCTTGGAGGACGTGGGCGCCTTGCGGATGCTTCCCGGCCTCAAGGTCGTAGCCCCGGCCGATGCGGCCCAATGCCGCTCCGCCGTATTGGCCCTGCACGACGATGCGGCTCCGGCCTATTTCCGCCTCGGCAAAGACGATGTCTACCGGGTACCCGGCTTGGACGGGCGCTTCGAGCCCGGCCGTTTGCACGTGGTGCGGGAAGGGGGCGATGCCTTGTTCCTGGCCTTGGGTCCCGCGGTGCGATCCGCCCTCGCCGCCGCCGATCAATTGGCCGAACGCGGCGTCGCCAGCACGGTGGCGGCCATCTCTTCCGTCAGCCCCGCTCCCGAAGCGGATCTGATTTCCCTCATGTCCCGCTTCCCTTTCGCCGTAACCGTGGAAGGCCACTACGCCACGGGCGGCCTGGGTTCCCTGGCCTGCGAGGTGGCCGCGGAAAACGGCCTGGCCTGCCGGATAACGCGCTGCGGCGTCACGGATTCCCCGACGGGCGCGCAAGGGAGACAGGAATTCATGAACCACCTGCACGGGATTTCGCCCGCTCGGATCGCGGAGGCGGCCTGGAAACGTTTGCGCGAGGCGCCTTCCCCCCGCCGGTCCGCCGGCGATTGGGCGCCTGCCCGCGGAGCCCATCGGAGCAAGGCCGTAGCGCCTCCGCTAGGTAACAGCGAAGATACCTAG
- a CDS encoding transketolase has translation MRSMTPSPLHPQVTGQAIRRIVLEQAKRAGVGHIGSALSVADILAALFDGSLDSPADANARDRFVLSKGHAALALYACLFLRGRIDRDTLSTYCTDGGRLPVHPERDLPGVDFSSGSLGQGLSLGAGAALAMRLKGQGTRARVLLSDAELNEGSTWEAAMFAAHHKLGNLDAIVDVNGQQAMGPTREVIDLTPLAPRWRAFGWDVREADGHDAAALRASLDPTGAGSRPRIVLARTLSGKGVGFMEGQVKWHYWPLSDAEYATAMSGLGAP, from the coding sequence ATGCGATCCATGACCCCTTCTCCCCTCCATCCGCAGGTTACCGGCCAAGCCATCCGCCGTATCGTGCTGGAACAGGCGAAGCGCGCGGGGGTAGGGCATATCGGTTCCGCCCTGTCGGTGGCCGACATCCTGGCCGCGCTTTTCGACGGGAGCCTCGACTCCCCCGCCGACGCTAACGCCCGCGATCGCTTCGTCCTTTCCAAGGGCCATGCCGCCCTGGCCCTTTACGCCTGCCTGTTCCTACGCGGTCGCATCGATCGCGATACCCTGTCGACCTATTGCACCGATGGCGGAAGGCTGCCGGTGCACCCGGAAAGGGATTTGCCCGGCGTGGATTTCTCTTCGGGTTCCCTGGGGCAAGGGCTTTCCCTGGGGGCCGGCGCAGCCCTGGCGATGCGCCTCAAAGGCCAGGGCACGCGGGCGCGCGTGCTCTTGAGCGATGCCGAGCTCAACGAGGGCTCGACCTGGGAAGCCGCGATGTTCGCCGCGCATCATAAGCTCGGCAACCTGGACGCCATCGTGGACGTGAACGGCCAGCAGGCCATGGGCCCGACTCGCGAAGTCATCGACCTTACTCCGCTGGCCCCGCGCTGGCGGGCCTTCGGCTGGGACGTACGCGAAGCCGACGGGCATGATGCCGCCGCCTTGCGGGCCAGCCTGGATCCCACGGGCGCGGGAAGCCGGCCGCGCATCGTACTGGCGCGCACCCTGAGCGGCAAAGGCGTCGGTTTCATGGAAGGCCAGGTTAAGTGGCATTATTGGCCCCTGTCGGACGCGGAATACGCGACCGCCATGTCCGGGCTGGGGGCGCCATGA